Part of the Brassica oleracea var. oleracea cultivar TO1000 chromosome C8, BOL, whole genome shotgun sequence genome is shown below.
CCTTGCAAGCATCTCTGTGTTGTTGATGTTGCTGGTTTCGACGAGGATTGAACATTAATCTTCTTATGTAGCATCATCTTCAACAACTGTAAATTGATATTTGATTAGAGACAACCTAAAAATATTATATTTGAATAAAATTTATATTCTTTTTACCTTCTCCATTCTTGATTCTTGAAGCGTGTCTCTCAAGCTAGGGTTCGGGGGTGTAGAAAACCCATCCGCACATACAAAGATCTTCTTGAAAAGATATGAGACAGACGTCTTGCTTATGTCTGTCTTCTTCTTGTTCTTCTTACTCTCTATAGATATCTCTTTGCATCTACCTAGAATAACGTTAATTGTTCGCTCCATATCATCACTCTCTTCAGATGAATCCACAACAGCACAGAGTGCATTGCTGATTCGCCTCTCCACATTTAAACTCGACGGACAGTTCAAGAATCTATCCAAAGGAAGATTTTTCATGAGCTCTCTATTCACATCAGACTTCCTTTTCTTAGTTCTTGATAAAATCTTCATCAACTCCTTTTGCAACTTCTTGGCCTCCTCTGGAGTAAAATCATCAATATCAGCAGATGAAGAAGGCTCTTCTTCTGGCTCGGAATGCGAGATAGACTTCTTCTCTTCTTCGATCTCTTCATGAACATTGTTGCTCTCTTTTTGGCTCACACCAGTGCTTGTTGAACCAAACGTTCCAATAGCAAGCAAAGCGTGAGGCCAGTCGCTAAACTCCTCTCTTGACTCTTGCTTCACATGATCTAAAAACAATATTCAAGAAACAAAAATTAGATGACCAATCAAATTAGCAGAAGAAAAGACAAGAATCTTTTAAACAATAGGTCCAAAACCAAGATTTAATTAGAACAGAAAATTCTAAAGAGACAAGAATCCTGGTGGATTGGTTGCACATATCCCTAGCAGACAACAGAATCTTGAAGTTAAGATTTATGAAAGTAAAATCTTACGAGAAGAAGCAGAGGAAGTGCTTGTTCTATTATAATCCCCATGTTTTGCATTTTGCTTGTTCAGCATCCATCCTAAGAACTGAATACAACAAGGAAAAAAAATTTAGAAACCATATGAATAAAATAAAATAAAATCAATGAAAACATATCATGTGTTATGTATATACATATATACTAAATGCAAAGGACCACAAAACTGACCTTCATGTTTTTTTTATGATCTTCTGTAACAAAGAGATTGAATGTATATATGTATTAAGTCACTGGTGAATTGCTATTGGTTATTATAGAGTGGGAGAGAGTTTTAGACAAGTTGGGCTAAGATTGGTGAATTTGATGTTGTTCAAGTTCCAAGTTTGACTATTTAAACGAGAGGATTTCAACTTTTAAAAAGAAAACTTTTAAACTGTTCTTTGTAATCTTGTGTTCAGATATTATCTCACTGTTGCTACTTTATACAACTCACAAACTCACTCATATTAAAGCACATATTCCCACGTAAGCAACGAGTCCACCAACATTCTTCTACATTTTACTACAGCCCACAGATTAGTTATACATTAATTCTTTAAAAAAACTTAATTATAGGTTTAAACCCGTGTATTGGAGAGAACGTCACGGCTTTGATCTCGGCTCATCACACACGGTGGGCGTGGAGCAACCTTGACGATATACAGAAGTTAGACTAGTCTCGATATGTTTCACCAGTCAAAGTTCTAAGAACGAGAAATAATTGAATCCCTAGACATGCATTACGTTGAATGGTTAGTACGGTGACACCGAGTGGGTTCTCCTCAAGTTTGTTAATTACTTATAAACTTGTGTTTATTAGTTTACATATAATTGGGCACGTTGCTAGTTCCACCACTGTTGATATGGGTATATGCAAAAAAGTAGATATAAAAGAGAAATAAGCATAGTTATCGAAAGTAGTGTTTCAAAATTAATAACTAACTTAGTTTATAGGTGAGGCAAGAAAATTAACTTATGTTTTCTGGTCCTAAAGATTAAAATTTCATTGACATATAAAAGAGAATTAATCATATATATAGTTATCGAAAGTAGTATTACAAAATTAATAATTAACTCATTTATAGGTGAGGCAAGAAAATTTCTTGTCATAATTGTATGTTCAGTCGATATTATTTATAGGTATGTAAAGTATACATTTTAATTATTTACGTAATGCATTTAGCCATCACATATTTGGACGTGAGCAGGTTGGCAAAGATTTTCCCGAAATCTATCAACGGATAACGCGTCCCGACCAAAACTCAAGTCAAAGTGACTAAATTAATAGCCCATACAAATTACAAAGTATTTGCACACTTTGAAACGTAACTAATTTACTTTCTTGAGGGTAATCGAGACCATTATACCACAACGTACATGACTACGTAATGTTGTTTAATACATATTCAAATCGTATGAAAATTTAAGTTAGCCATGGTTCATTTACAGGCTCGTATCTTTTCGAGCCAGTGCTGGTTACCGAAAGTATATATACTTATAGTAAGCTAGCTGCATTAACCTAGATGATGAAATTGGTGTCAGTTCATTGTCGTAACTCATAGCTTACAAAACAAACGTCAAACAATGTATAATAAAGACAAGCGGCTAAGTCCAAGATTAGACATGTCTGCTATACAATGTATTATTAATCATCAATTATGTATCCACAGTAGTCTTAGATATTATGGGAAAACTATTAAAAATCTGTAAAGTGCTAAAGTTATTTTCAAAAAGTGCATAAAGATCTAATACAAAGAGTCAGAAAGAAAGAAAAAATAACGAAAATCCATGTAAAGAGCTGTGCAATGTCCCCTCAAGTCCTTAACTCTTCTGTGTATAAGGGCAAGTGTCTTAGAGCACCATTAATCCTAGCATCCAAATGAAGTGTTTAATTTTTTTTTTTTAGTTTTTTTGTCTGATTAAAAATAAAAATAAAAATAAATCAATCGCGGGTCGCCATGAGTTAGTGGGATCTGCGAAACAGTGCAAGCCTTGAAAAAACACGGCGCTTAAATAGAACGTAAAGGCGACGGTGTTTAGTTTTTATGTAAGACCCACCCACTATTATAATAATTTTTTTAAGCTCCTCCAACTTAAGCGTTCCGTTGATGCTGCTCTTATAATTTCTTTAGGGCAAGTGTCCTATATTTCTAAACTCTTGCACCAACTCACATAAAAATGTTTTTTTATGTTTGCAGTGAATTCATGTGGAACTGCTCCCACTTATATGGATCAGTAAAAATAGGCTTTCTACTTGCTTAAAGGATATGTAAATAAATAAAATAAAAATGATTGTCAGAGTCCAATAGAATTGCATGTTGCTAAATGAATTAACATCATTGGATTTATGGATTAGCAAACATTTCCTTGGTCTCCATGAAACTTTGTCTTCTACGTCAACTTTCTCTCTCACCTCCTTCTTTTAATTTTTCTAGATATTTTTATTTAATTACCGAGTACTATACTTCAATTTATACTTACTTAGCACTATCTTTAGCAAACCCGAGAATTACTTGATATAAAGTTAGACCAATGTTTTTAAACCCGACCCGGACACTGAACCGGACGATTTACCGGGTTGCTATATCACTGGGTCGACCGCGGACGAACCGCATGTTAATAAATAAATTAATTTTATTACATAATAATATATCAGCTATGTAAATAAAAATATAGAAACTAAGGTTTAATATTTTCTAAATGTTCTTATAAACATAAAATAATAGTTTGGATATGTATATATTTATGTTTAATAACATTTTGAAAATACTTGACTTTAATTTCTATATTTTTATTTTCATTTGACATATAAAATATCAAAAAATAGTTTAGACTATTTATAATTTTGTCTAACAAGGTGAGAGTTATGACATCTAAAAAATCAAGACATAAAATTTATAAATGTTTAATGTGAATAATAAATTAAATTTCAAATACAAAATAAACCAAAAGTAAAAAATCATTATAATAAATTATCAATAACAGAAATAAACTAACACCAAATCACATCAACTAGTTTTGGTTCTCTCTACCATCATTCACTTTATTTTCTTCATTAAAATCTAAAAATCACAAATATAAAAGTAAAAAGGAAAAACCTAACTTTTTTTGTCAGTATATAACTTATTAATTGGAAATTTAGAATATAAAACATAATTAAAAACATAATTAAAATTAAAAAAAAAAGTAAAAGTTATTTATTGGTTCAACCAGTAGTTCAACCGGTATCGGATGCCGGGTTCTACTGGGTTTTTATGGGTTTTTGCGGGTTTCTAAATATTAGGTTTTTCACAAAATCCAAACTGGATTTTTTCTTGGTTGCCGGGTTTACCGGTTCAACCGCGGGTCCGGGTCGGGTTTCAAAACACCGAGTTAGACTCAAGAGACTAATCCGAATGTTTATAGTGGCATCACACTGACACGCGCACACACACCTGATTAAAAATGTACTTAACTAAGAATGAGTGGTCCGGGACATTGGGAAAAGAATTAGGATTAGGGACCACTCTAAATAGTGATTAATATGTGGTTTATACATTTAATACGTTGTCTTAACTCTTGTTAACTGTGATTAACACAAAATCTAGGGAGTTCTTAAGATGTCTTTGTGATTCTCCAAACAGTACACGTGTTAGACATCTAGATTCTAATTCCCTTTACTTTACAAAAACTTGGAAGTAGAAATTTATATAGTTGAAATTCATCATGTTGTTGTTAATGGATGCTCAATCGTCACGCGATTCGTCAGCATGCGACTAGACGTTAATAGACCGAATAAAGTTATCGGTTAAGTAGCAACAAGATATAAAGAATCAAATTATACAGACATCATGTTGTTGAATAAAGTCATTGGAACGTACACCGGTGGCCACCATTCCTGGCCCATGCAGTCTCTTGGCCCGCAAGCTCCATCTTTATTTAACAGCCAGTGCACTATATTGAAAATTATTTAAAAAAAAAAAAAAAAATATATATATATATAATCTTTCATCATGCTTTGTAATATGGGCTAGATATCAGAAATGGATTCTTAAACTATAATTATATCCTTAATTTTAAACAAACATTAAATTAATTCTAGACAATTGATAAAAAAAATTTGCACACATTTTAGTGATATAGCGGCCAAAAAAGTCTATAACTTTTTAGATATACTATTATATTTCAGAAATGTATTACAATGAATGATTAGTACAAAGTTCTCAAATGTTACACATCTAAACACTAAAATTTCCCGAGAAAAATGAACTGGTTGTGTATTGGCCTAAACCCAACTCGTCTTTTTTTATTTATTTTAAATAACAGAAGATTTGTGACCGAATTTCGTAATTCTCCTATAGCCGAAACCACAACATGTAATATCAGTTTCCCTACCATTCAAACCCGTAAACCCAACTCGTCACTCAATTCGTTAACTACGTTAAAAAGGTTTAATTTATGATTAGAGAGTGAGGCAAAGAGAGAAAAATATCGAGATGACAAATGCACAAGGACCGAAGAACGATGGAAGAATGGAGAAAGCATGTGAGTAAATTGTTAGGACGAGACTTTTTCTTCTGTTTTGTAACGTTTCCGTAGCTTAGCTAAACTACAGTTTCTTACTCCTACTTGATAAACGATTCAGTACATGGTCTGGTACACCCTAAGCGAGAAATAAGACAGGGAGACCCACTCTCCCCGTACTTATTCATTCTCTGTGGTCAAGTATTATCTGGTCTATGTCAAAAGCCGGAAAGAGACGGTACCTTTCAAGGTATCAAAGTGGCAAGGGGCAGTCCAAGGGTTAATCATCTGCTTTTTGCAGATGATACTAGTCCTGGGAAGCGGGTCGGATCCGTCCCGCCTGACCCGCCCCGCTGCGGGTATGAGTCAAATTTTTTTTTAAAAAAAATTACCCGCTTGACCCGCTAAGAGTTATACAAGACGCCCGCACCCGCCCCGCATTAATCAAGCGGGTCTCGCGGGTAACCCACCAGAATCAAGAAATTTTTTTTTTTTGGCCAAATCACAAAAAAACATGACAACACACATAAAACGTAATATAAGTCTCAAAGTTTCAACAACAAGACATAAATTTAAGTTTCAACAGACACCACGCCATAGGTTTAAGTTCTAAAGAACAGGAAACAGCACAAAAAACATAAGTTCTTATCCATACTGAAATCGAACTTAGATACATAGAGGTCTTCATTCTTGTTTTTGCCACGACCTCAAATTGATCAGTTGCCTAAATGGTAAAATAGTTCAGTATACGATCATCAAATAAATGAATGAAGGCAAATGACTAATAAACTATCACTTACACGTCTATGCAAACGTCACAGACATCAAGATTTCCTCTTGATCACTAGATTCAACAGCCTCTGTTTCTGTCCAAAACCAACATAACATTTCATGAATGAAGACTCTGTTGCTGTACAATATGAGTGCTAAACTATGAATCAAGTAAACTTACAACTGTCATATGGTTCAAAGCCGCCGAGGCAATTACGAGCATAGATCAGTGCTTGAACATTTTGTGGGAGGTGACAGCTAACTTGAATCCTCTGAAATTTCATGAGGTAAGCTCGACCCCTCACTAACAACACTCGGATATGTTGTTATTATTCCACCATCAGCTCTATTTTGTTGGTCTGAATCCATGTTAGTACCTGTTCAGAACAAAAATACAAGAGGAAGACTATGAGAACTCAACAATGAGAGAAACAGAGAGTCAGTAAAGACAGAGATCGACAGAGACAGTGAGTCGAGAGAGAGACAGAGATAGTGAGTCGAGAGAGAGACAGAGAGAGACATAGAGTCGGGAGAAACATAGATCGAGAGAGTGAGAGATATAGACATATAGTTGACTAGTTGAGAGAGAGAAAGATCGGCATATACCTTGTCCTTGAACGAGAGAGAGAGAGAGAGAGATGCAGAGAGTCCACTCTAGAGACACATAGACATGCTGAGAACTGAGAAGTCGAGACTCAGAATGAGAAACAACGATCAGCAGAGAGTGAGCTTCGATTAGGGTTCGGCAGCGAAACGAGACTGAAGCCAACTAGGGCTTTCAGATTTTAATTTTATTCCCCTGAAAAGTTAAAACATCACACAGTTACAACCTAAGACTAAACAACGACACACATTAACAACCTAAAACGCAAAAACAACACAAACTTAAAACCAAAACCACATGTTTCTCAACATATGCGGGTGCCCGCTAACCCGCTACCAGAATTATTAAGACCCGCGCCCGCCCCGCTATCTTCTGGCACAATCCGCCTGACCCGCATTTTTTAAAACCCAATTTTTTTGGGCCCGCACCCGCCCCGTAGCGGGCCAAATGGGCCGGGTTCCGCGGGTAAAGAGTCAAATTCCCGGCGCTAGATGATACCATGTTCTTCTGCCAAACGTCCCAGACCAGTTGCAATAAGCTGAAGATCGTCCTTGAGAGGTACGAGAAAGCTTCGGGCAGAAAATAAATGTCGACAAATCCTCCATCACGTTCTCATCAAAGACACCACCTGAAATAAAAAGAAGCGTCAAAGAAACTCTAGGAATTGACAAAGAAAGAGGATCAGGAAAGTACTTGGGATTACCTGAACATTTCAGGAGGAGGAAAAAGGACTTATTCACGGCCATAGTGGATCGCATCAGACAACAAGCTTCAAGCCGATCAACGAGACACCTATCCAGAGCTGGGAAGCTCACTCTGTTAAAGGCGGTGCTGACAGCAATCCCCACATACACCATGTCTTGCTTTGAGTTACCTGTCAGTTTGTGCAAAAGAATTCAGTCAATTCTAACTAGATTTTGGTGGGACTCATCGGATGGGACAAGACGAATGTGTTGGGTAGCATGGGACAAGCTGACTAAACCAAAAGACAGAGGAGGACTAGGACTTAGAGACATACAACTGTTCAACCAAGCTCTTCTTGCTAAGCAGGCTTGGCGACTGCTTACGAATCCGGAATGTCTCCTAGCTAGGGTTCTACTAGGAAAATATTGCCACAAGAGGTCATTCTTAGAAGTAGAACTACCGGCAGTGTGCTCTCATGGGTGGAGAAGTATTTTACATGGCATGGACCTACTTAGACGAAGAGTAGGTAAAGCTATTGGTAACGGGGTCAATACTAAGATTTGGAAAGACTCTTGGATTTCTCTAGACTCAGAGCTGAAACCATACGGACCCATACCAGATCATGCTCTAGACCTAACAATGGCTGATCTCCTTACGACAGACATGAAGTGGAATAAGAAGAGAGTGGAAGAACTCTTACCTCAGGTGGCTACAGAAGTTCAACTCCTTCATCCTGGCCATGCAAACACAGAGGATATCTTCATATGGCAACCGCTACAGTCTGGTACCTATACCACAAAGTCTGGTTACTACGCAGTTTCTACAAAAGAGTTAACACCTCTAGATGAGACCATAGAAACATTTGGATGAATCAAAGATGTATGGTCTGCAAAATGCTCACCAAAGATGAAGCTTTTCTTGTGGTCAATCATCAACGAAGCCATACCGCTGGGAGAGCAACTGCAAAAACGTGGAATTAACTCAGATGTGCGGTATATCAAATGTAAAGGTAGTGAAACGGTGATGCACACCTTTTTCTCTTGACCTTTTGCTCAAGAAGTCTGGAAGCTAATCCCCCTGAGACAAGTAGTTCACCTAGCTACGGACATAAACTTCAAGCAAGCTCTAGTTGAATTCAGGACCACAGTCTGTTTTCCTCCATCAGGGATTGCAATGACGGTCCTCCCTTGGGTCCTTTGGGCAATTTGGTCGACTCGCAACTTGCATGTCTTTGAGAATTGGATTCTATCACCTATGGAAACAACGACAAAAGCTCCGAATCTAGGAAGAGAATGGAACAATGCACAACAACAGATTCAATCGGTGAAGAAAGTGATACCTACATCAAGAAGATCGACAGGAAACACTGGTGAAAGCGGCGCCTACACGACATGCAGATCTGATGCGGCATACGATAAGAGATCAAAACGGGCAGGAATCGCTTGGATCTTCTCTAATGGAAACAGAACTCACCTTAGCTATGGTTCAGCTACGCTTGAATCGATCACCTCACCACTAGTAGCGGAAGCAATTGCGCTCCGATCTGGTCTCCTCTCTGCAGTGGAACTTGAGCACCAAAAGCTCAAAGCTTTCTCTGACAACCTAACGCTCATCAGAACCATCAACAACGACATGCAGGTAAAAGAGATCTTTGGTATTGTCAAAGATATCCAAAGGATCTCATATGCTTTTGTCGAGATATCATTCTCTCATCTCTCCCGATCGCTGAATGTGGAAGCGGATCGTTTAGCAAAACTCTCTCTATTTCCTTCTCGTGTATCTGACCCATCCATGGACTAAAACTACTTTGGGCCTGAAGCCTTTTTCTAATTAAAGAGCAAGTGTTACAAAAAAAAAAAAAGCTAAACTAAAGTTTCTATTTCAGGAATGTTTTCCTCTCTTCCCTTTCCACGCTTTTTATTTCTTCTTTGTTAAATTTCTATATTTACAAATTTTATCAAAACTAAAAACTAATAGGCCTTTTGCCCATCTTACCCTAATACCTGAGCGAGGCTTGAGTTATCCAGAACAAAAAGCCCCGGAAAACAAAAATTGTATGCATGCATAAGCATAACGCTTTAAGGGTGTCTATGTAAAGTATACTGATGTGTCTTAGATTGAAATCTGGGTGGTCATAATACCACTGTTCCCAAAATTCATAAAGTTCTCTCGAAGTTAATGAACATTTGTTATGAAACAGTAGATGTGACTATAGATAGATCAAGCAACAGTTACAAGATTGCAAAGAGAACATCTATTGGTGTATCTTATAGTTCATCATGTTGTGGTGAAGCGATGTCACCTGCAAATATCAGAACGGATATGGTTTGGTCAATGATTCTAACTAATAATACTGAATCAAGGAACAAGGGGGATATGAAAAAACTACTAAACCTGAAACTACATCCTCGAAGAAAAAGTTAATTTCTCTCTCACAGTGTTTTTGCGAGTCCTTACCACACAATGCTCTGATGCTGCAAGAAACAAGACAAGAGTTTATAGTATACATGACGGAAGATCAACCTAATGAGTCATAACAAGTCAAAGAATGATCTTTTTTTTTTGTCACGATTCAAAGAATGATCTTTAAATAACCTAATGAGTCATGACTTAGCCTCACAATGTATTTGAATTGGTCTATTATCAAGAGTGTTACAAAAAAAAAAAGGTCTATTATCAAGACGAACCTTTTTCAGTAAAAAGGTTTGCACTTCACGCGACAAGCCCACTAAAGGCCTAAAGCTTTCAGAATTGGCTGCAAAATCGGAAGGGTTGTGTTCTCTTAGCACCTATATAAACAAATTTGTGTAATAGAGATCACTGGAAAAATATCCTCAATCTCTCAATATCGTCTTGTTACTTTATTAACCACCAGAATCGCTGAATGGGGATCACGTCATCCATCTAATTTCCGCCGGCAAAACCGGAGCAAGAGAAACCGGAAGATTATAGTGATTGGCCATATTCTGTGAGAACTAATGGAGATTTGTTGAAAAAGAACATCCATGGCTTGTTCCCACCGAGAGCAGGGGAATCATCAACTGAGGAAGAAGCCGCAGAAGCTAGGTATTTCGAGTTCATGAGAGGAGGCGGTTGCAAAGATGTTTTTAACGCTCTGGAAGATTGTGAAAGACCTCGTAGCACTAAGTGTAAGGAGATCGATGGGATGTTGTTCAATTGTATGTATTCTCACCCTGATTACTATCAACCGGTTATCGCTCTGTGGGAAGCTTTTTACAAACAGTTAGCCAAGGAACTCGATGTCTTTCATGCGAAAAAACAAAGAGAGGAGAGCTTTGAGAAAGCTAATCTCTTTAAGGGCTTTAAGAGATTCTAAGTTTTTTTTTTCTTTTTTAAATAATGTATTTCAACAGTAGCATTAATAGTTTTCCTTGTAATTTTGGTGATGCCTATGAATGCTATTTTTCTTAACATCTGTTTAAGATTTATACTTGGAAGATTGTGAAAGACCTCGTAGCACTAAGTGTAAGGAGATCGCTGGGATGCTGTTCAATTGTATGTATTCTCACCCTGATTACTATCAACCGATTATCGCTCTGTGGGAATTTTTTTACAAACAGTTAGCCAAGGATCTCGAGGTCTTTCCCGTGAAGAAACAAAGAGGGGAGAGCTTTGAGAAAGCTAATCTCTTTAAGGGCTTTAAGAGATTCTTAAAGAATGTATTTCAATAGTAGCATTAATAGTTTTCTTTGTAACTTTGGCGATGCCCATGAATGTTATTTTTTTTAACATCTGTTTAAGATTATACTAGAACTAGCTTATGACCCATCTTTTTCGAAAAGGTATGTATATTTTTTGTTTATTTTTATTTTAGAAATTTTTAATGTTCATATATTTGTTTCTCTTTATAATCACATTTGTGTTTTTATTTGTAATCATATTTGTGTTTAAATCTTAATCAAGATCTATATTATAAAAAATAGATGTTTAAAAGTTGATCCGGCCTATGCTTGGTTCTTTGTAATCATATGCATATATGCCCGTTTCTTTGTAATCATATTTGTCAGTTCTAGATCTTGATCCGCATGTACAATGTTGGTTTGTAATTTTTTGTTTCTATAAATATGTAACATTTTTTGTAATTTTTTCTTATCTGTTAAAGAAATTTAATTTATATGTTTGTCTATAATATTTTTTTAAAAAATTATTAGTAAAAGATTTTGATAATTGTATTGAATTTGTGAGGTTGAATAACTATATAATTGTGACATGACTATTTCATACATTAATTTTGTATTTTTATTCCTAAACAGTGATTAATTTTTAAAAAATAATAATAACAAAGTTATAGTTATAACTTTGTTTAGTAATCAAATAGTAAACGTGAAAACTGTTTTTGGCAAATACGTTACAGCTTAATTGGTGTGATACCATGTATATAAACATTTTATATTCATCTTGGTTCTATAGCATCCGCCATCCGGTATACACATATTTATTAAATATGTTAACTCTTTATCAAACATAACATATGTACACTTCGTTGTTTGATACATTGAAGATGTAATAGGCTAATAGCTAATGAATTATATAGAAACAACTAGTTGATGGTCCGTACCTGTGCGGATTAATATATATATACACCTAAAAATTTTCAATTCTAATGTTTATTTTTTATACAAAATTAATTATTAAATTAGATACAAATTTTTAATTAATATTATAAATTATAAAACTTCAATATTCATATTAATAATCAATGAATTAAATTATATTTTTGTTTTATATTTTTATTTTATAGAATATGGATGTTAGATCTAAAAAAACTATAGTAATAAAATTAGACAACTTGGATTTGAAATTAAAAACTTATTTTTTATATATATTTATTTTATTTGTGGACTGAAAAAAATTCAATGGCACTGAAAGAAAATATTTATAAACAATCACAACCCATAAAACATCAACAAAATAACAATAGCCAACAAACATTATATATTCTCTATAATTTAGATTTTAAAAACATTGAACAAAAACACAAAAATAATTGATTACAAAATACTATCTCTGTATTCTCTTAGATAATATTTATATTATGTTTATTATTTAACAAATTTTTAGTGTTATTTAATGTTTTAATTCTAATTTTTCAAGTTTCTATATGTTTTTAAATATTTTAAGTTAATTTTCATATTAGCATAATTTTATTTGTGATTTTGATGTTTGGTCACGTACAAATACAAATTAATTTATTTTAAGTTAAGAATATTATTGTTTAACTTAATTAGATAATTTATAGTTTACGACGTATTTTTATTGACTTTTTACTTTTAATCTTAACTTTAATATTGTAATATTTATTTGGATCATGTTTTCAATAAGAATCAG
Proteins encoded:
- the LOC106308943 gene encoding uncharacterized protein LOC106308943, encoding MKFLGWMLNKQNAKHGDYNRTSTSSASSHHVKQESREEFSDWPHALLAIGTFGSTSTGVSQKESNNVHEEIEEEKKSISHSEPEEEPSSSADIDDFTPEEAKKLQKELMKILSRTKKRKSDVNRELMKNLPLDRFLNCPSSLNVERRISNALCAVVDSSEESDDMERTINVILGRCKEISIESKKNKKKTDISKTSVSYLFKKIFVCADGFSTPPNPSLRDTLQESRMEKLLKMMLHKKINVQSSSKPATSTTQRCLQGKKQLSLKSEEKEEETNERRSSSDGHKWVKTDSDFIVLEI